In a genomic window of Bradyrhizobium ontarionense:
- a CDS encoding c-type cytochrome, with translation MAFVLIPVSLASAQSAAPADPTEAGKAVFKRANCVGCHKWHGNGGGGYGGDALSLRKTQLTREHIIETVTCGRPGTGMPYFARGSYDTAKCYDMSRQDVGERMPPEGGTFLRPNDIEAVADYVLAHIKGRGEPNYDECTAFFGNTSRVCDIYKAGDAKPASEPSK, from the coding sequence TTGGCCTTCGTTCTCATTCCGGTTTCGCTCGCGTCGGCGCAGTCGGCGGCGCCAGCGGATCCGACCGAGGCCGGCAAGGCGGTGTTCAAGCGCGCGAACTGCGTCGGCTGCCACAAATGGCACGGCAATGGCGGTGGGGGTTACGGCGGCGACGCGCTGTCGCTGCGCAAGACCCAGCTCACGCGCGAGCACATCATCGAGACCGTGACCTGCGGCCGGCCCGGGACGGGCATGCCCTATTTCGCGCGCGGCTCGTACGACACCGCCAAGTGCTACGACATGAGCCGCCAGGACGTCGGCGAGCGCATGCCGCCCGAGGGCGGCACGTTTCTTCGACCCAACGACATCGAGGCGGTCGCGGACTACGTGCTCGCTCACATCAAGGGCCGGGGCGAGCCGAACTACGACGAGTGCACCGCCTTCTTCGGCAACACCTCGCGCGTCTGCGACATCTACAAGGCGGGCGACGCCAAGCCAGCAAGCGAGCCATCGAAATGA
- a CDS encoding PQQ-dependent dehydrogenase, methanol/ethanol family, producing the protein MRNHVRSTLRAVLLASAAFACFHLVSPAQAADEMTADRLLNADKEAGNWLHHHKNYSGTRFSTLKDINKDNVKNLKVAWTMHLGGVEGGGIWSHGGLEGTPIVENGMIYVTDGWGSVYKIDARGGKGTLVWKMDPKTDHDWAGAVACCGVDNRGVALWGNLVISHTLDGRLIATNKETGQVAWQRQVADPDKGEVITGAPLIVKNMAVSGVAGAEYGIRGWVAATDLSTQKEVWRTHTIPAKGEPGSETWKDSNDAAAAGGGSTWVTGTYDPATDTIIWGVGNPGPDWDNAYRPGDNHYTDSSLALDASTGKIKWHYQHTPNDPYDYDSVAENVLVDVPAPNGSTLKLALEADRNGFAYAIDRTTGKFIWGLPFVKKVTWTKGLDAETGKPIEYDPKNPVQRYNAAVTPSRDNKVADICPGNMGGKNWPPTAYNPDLKLWYIPVIESCNRITVEESTKDKLKAREFWTGGGPSQPFKITGSVTAIDVTTGKIAGKMETPFPNLGGMLATPDLVFSGQPSGEVMALDGKTLQKLWEFNTGGGVNAPPVTFSVDGKQYVAILVGLGGAWDKWFIEATPELKKIQPGSMLYVFSL; encoded by the coding sequence ATGAGGAATCACGTCAGGTCCACGTTACGGGCGGTGCTGCTGGCCAGCGCGGCCTTCGCCTGTTTCCACCTTGTATCTCCGGCGCAGGCCGCGGACGAGATGACGGCGGATCGTCTGCTGAATGCGGACAAGGAAGCCGGCAACTGGCTGCATCATCACAAGAACTACTCGGGCACGCGCTTCTCGACGCTGAAGGACATCAACAAGGACAACGTCAAGAACTTGAAGGTCGCCTGGACGATGCATCTCGGCGGCGTCGAGGGGGGCGGCATCTGGAGCCATGGCGGCCTCGAAGGCACCCCGATCGTCGAGAACGGCATGATCTACGTGACCGACGGCTGGGGCTCGGTCTACAAGATCGATGCGCGCGGCGGCAAGGGAACGCTGGTCTGGAAGATGGATCCGAAGACGGATCACGACTGGGCCGGCGCCGTCGCCTGCTGCGGCGTCGACAATCGCGGTGTTGCGCTGTGGGGCAATCTCGTCATCTCCCATACGCTTGATGGGCGCCTGATTGCGACCAACAAGGAGACCGGACAGGTCGCATGGCAGCGCCAGGTCGCCGATCCCGACAAGGGCGAGGTCATCACCGGCGCACCGCTGATCGTGAAGAACATGGCGGTCTCCGGCGTCGCCGGCGCCGAATACGGCATCCGCGGCTGGGTCGCCGCGACCGATCTGTCGACGCAGAAGGAAGTCTGGCGCACCCACACCATTCCGGCCAAGGGCGAGCCCGGCAGCGAGACCTGGAAGGACAGCAACGACGCGGCAGCGGCCGGCGGCGGTTCGACCTGGGTGACGGGGACCTACGATCCGGCCACCGACACCATCATCTGGGGCGTCGGCAATCCCGGTCCGGACTGGGACAATGCCTACCGCCCGGGCGACAACCACTACACCGACAGCTCGCTGGCGCTCGACGCTTCGACCGGCAAGATCAAGTGGCACTACCAGCACACGCCCAACGACCCCTACGACTACGACAGCGTGGCTGAAAACGTGCTGGTCGACGTTCCCGCGCCGAACGGATCGACCTTGAAGCTCGCGCTCGAAGCCGACCGCAACGGCTTCGCCTATGCGATCGACCGCACCACCGGCAAGTTCATCTGGGGTCTGCCCTTCGTCAAGAAGGTCACCTGGACCAAGGGGCTCGACGCCGAAACGGGCAAGCCGATCGAGTACGATCCGAAGAATCCGGTGCAGCGCTACAACGCCGCGGTCACGCCAAGCCGCGACAACAAGGTCGCGGACATCTGCCCCGGCAACATGGGCGGCAAGAACTGGCCTCCGACGGCCTACAATCCGGACCTGAAGCTCTGGTACATTCCGGTCATCGAGAGCTGCAACCGCATCACCGTCGAGGAATCGACCAAGGACAAGCTGAAGGCTCGCGAGTTCTGGACCGGCGGCGGACCGAGCCAGCCGTTCAAGATCACCGGGAGCGTAACCGCGATCGACGTCACCACCGGTAAGATCGCCGGCAAGATGGAGACGCCGTTCCCGAATCTCGGCGGCATGCTGGCCACGCCCGATCTCGTCTTCTCCGGTCAGCCCTCGGGCGAGGTGATGGCGCTCGACGGCAAGACGCTGCAGAAGCTGTGGGAGTTCAACACCGGTGGCGGAGTCAACGCGCCTCCTGTGACGTTCTCGGTCGACGGCAAGCAATATGTCGCGATCCTGGTCGGTCTCGGCGGCGCCTGGGACAAGTGGTTCATCGAGGCTACGCCCGAGCTGAAGAAGATCCAGCCCGGCTCGATGCTCTACGTCTTCTCGCTGTGA
- a CDS encoding copper chaperone PCu(A)C: MSEHPARLERDQIWSAPSEGSVQTGGNSTDRWRGPASPPRIVSEAVARRRDACRKIAASGLLVALAALILPTARSLAASGEGLTLSEAWVPATPEVGRDIPLLVTIRNDTTAPEALMRVRCPVANFSERHTVDRGEGAPAMRSIPSIPIPAGSTLVLQPTAYHVMLLQTREPLEPGKRFSCTIVFQKAGSIETEVEIRKSP, translated from the coding sequence TTGTCGGAACATCCGGCTCGTCTGGAGCGCGATCAGATTTGGTCCGCGCCCTCGGAGGGTAGCGTGCAAACCGGGGGAAATTCAACTGATCGTTGGCGAGGACCGGCCTCGCCGCCGAGGATCGTCAGCGAGGCGGTCGCGCGACGACGTGATGCCTGCCGGAAGATCGCGGCGAGCGGGCTCCTGGTGGCGCTGGCTGCCCTGATCTTGCCCACCGCGCGGAGTCTCGCAGCTTCGGGGGAAGGGCTCACGCTCTCCGAAGCCTGGGTGCCTGCAACGCCCGAGGTGGGCCGCGATATCCCGTTGCTGGTCACGATCAGGAACGACACCACTGCGCCCGAAGCGCTGATGCGCGTCCGTTGCCCGGTCGCCAATTTCTCCGAACGACATACCGTCGATCGCGGCGAAGGCGCGCCCGCGATGCGTTCCATCCCGTCGATTCCGATTCCTGCCGGCAGCACCCTGGTGCTGCAGCCGACCGCCTATCACGTGATGCTGCTGCAGACACGCGAACCGCTCGAACCCGGCAAGCGCTTCAGCTGCACGATCGTCTTCCAGAAGGCAGGATCCATCGAAACGGAGGTCGAGATACGTAAATCGCCTTGA
- a CDS encoding GntR family transcriptional regulator has protein sequence MRIVTSAPSLVDQVVEAITDEIVSGVLTSGSRLIQDDLAQAYGVSRQPVQQAMMLLRGCGLVQSAPGRGLIVAPLDPGFVRDLYEMRAVLEGLAARLAAERANHRAALEGPAYIAAGYEAVRSGLVNRKIETDIAFHHFLSNLSGNTLISETMAPHWPCLKRVMSDVLQKEEGMSQTVWDEHKDILAAVIEGRAADAEALSREHISRAASVFIRHLEAQLDRRPKLRRTLSARKLSP, from the coding sequence ATGCGAATCGTGACCTCTGCCCCCTCCCTCGTCGACCAGGTTGTCGAAGCGATCACTGACGAGATCGTCAGCGGCGTGCTCACGTCCGGCTCGCGGCTGATCCAGGATGACCTGGCACAGGCCTATGGCGTGTCGCGCCAGCCCGTTCAGCAGGCGATGATGCTGTTGCGCGGGTGCGGGCTGGTGCAGAGCGCGCCGGGCCGCGGCCTGATCGTGGCGCCGCTCGACCCGGGCTTCGTCCGGGATCTCTATGAGATGCGCGCCGTCCTCGAAGGGCTGGCGGCGCGGCTCGCGGCCGAACGCGCGAACCATCGGGCCGCGCTCGAGGGTCCGGCCTACATCGCTGCCGGCTACGAGGCGGTCAGAAGCGGGCTCGTGAACCGCAAGATCGAGACGGACATCGCCTTCCACCACTTCCTGAGCAACCTGTCCGGCAACACGCTGATCAGCGAGACGATGGCGCCGCATTGGCCCTGCCTGAAGCGCGTCATGTCCGACGTGCTGCAGAAGGAGGAAGGCATGTCCCAGACGGTCTGGGACGAACACAAGGACATTCTCGCCGCCGTGATCGAAGGCCGCGCCGCCGACGCCGAAGCGCTGAGCCGCGAACACATCTCGCGCGCGGCAAGCGTCTTCATCCGTCACCTCGAAGCGCAGCTGGACAGGCGGCCGAAGCTGCGGCGAACGCTCTCGGCGAGAAAACTCTCGCCATGA
- a CDS encoding GntR family transcriptional regulator, with product MAPLKTQPNLTERVYQRILSDIVGGELPESARLIQDDLAHDLGVSRQPVQQALLLLRNQGFVRDAPGRGLEVAPIDTDFIRNLYEIRAVAEGLACGLAATRGAERAAHEGPKLIEEGRRAEREHSVEKLIEADVKFHEFLYEISGNSVIQDTTQPHWLHLRRLMGEVLMRDETPRRIWDQHEEILQAVIAGDAQRAELLARQHITRTAGVLLARMTKQRERSAVPAQT from the coding sequence GTGGCGCCGCTCAAGACACAGCCCAACCTGACGGAACGCGTCTACCAGCGCATTCTCTCCGACATCGTCGGCGGCGAGCTGCCGGAATCGGCGCGCCTGATCCAGGATGACCTGGCGCACGACCTCGGCGTGTCGCGCCAGCCGGTGCAGCAGGCGCTGCTGCTGTTGCGCAATCAGGGCTTCGTGCGCGATGCACCGGGACGTGGCCTCGAAGTCGCGCCGATCGACACCGACTTCATCCGCAATCTCTACGAGATCCGTGCCGTCGCCGAAGGGCTCGCCTGCGGGCTCGCTGCAACGCGCGGCGCCGAGCGCGCAGCCCACGAAGGCCCGAAGCTGATCGAGGAAGGCCGTCGCGCCGAGCGCGAACATTCGGTCGAGAAGCTGATCGAGGCCGATGTCAAATTCCACGAATTCCTCTACGAGATCTCCGGCAACTCCGTGATCCAGGACACGACCCAGCCGCATTGGCTGCATCTGCGACGCCTGATGGGCGAGGTGCTGATGCGCGACGAGACGCCGCGGCGGATCTGGGATCAGCACGAAGAGATTCTGCAAGCCGTGATCGCGGGCGACGCGCAGAGGGCCGAGCTGCTTGCCCGGCAGCACATCACCCGGACGGCCGGCGTGCTGCTTGCGCGCATGACGAAGCAGCGCGAGCGTAGCGCCGTTCCGGCCCAGACCTGA
- a CDS encoding sensor histidine kinase: MAKATHSPEPSGADTLLKLIASSSTLEFDSEREGVWIEVIRKMDEVYSDLLRYEVDLESKNAELEEAQAFVTNVIESVSDILVVCDARGTVQQANSAFQQTSGLALAEIAGRNIADMIDFDHRTKLPPLLAPRSGTEVVDGELRFRATGGSSDLFAINSSPRHDHRGRFIGVVLTGRPIGELRRAYEALHKAHRELQRAQRQLVEQEKMASLGRLVAGVAHELNNPISFVYGNVHTLMRYRTSLVGYLDAIHEQPVGDDIAALRSDLRIDAILDDFGPLIEGTLEGAVRISEIVKNLRRLSFSKLGEVERVNIERLINTAVLWAGRTKQHRVDIQIEVEPDLWISGNEGQLHQVIVNLVENAIDAMRVTELPRLLVGAARQGGEIAFRITDNGPGIDKDHLSHIFEPFFTTKRVGEGTGLGLWISYGIVREHGGELSATNEPQGGATFAFALPAA, encoded by the coding sequence ATGGCAAAGGCCACTCACTCTCCTGAACCGTCCGGAGCTGATACGCTTCTGAAGCTCATCGCAAGCAGCAGTACGCTCGAATTCGACAGCGAGCGCGAGGGTGTCTGGATCGAAGTGATCCGCAAGATGGACGAGGTCTATTCGGACCTGCTTCGCTATGAGGTCGATCTCGAAAGCAAGAATGCCGAGCTCGAGGAGGCGCAGGCCTTCGTCACCAATGTCATCGAGTCCGTCTCCGACATTCTCGTCGTCTGCGACGCCAGGGGCACGGTGCAGCAGGCCAACTCCGCGTTCCAGCAGACGTCGGGCCTGGCCTTGGCGGAGATCGCGGGGCGCAATATCGCCGACATGATCGACTTCGATCACAGGACCAAGCTGCCGCCGCTGCTCGCGCCACGCAGTGGAACCGAAGTGGTGGATGGCGAGCTGCGATTCCGCGCCACCGGCGGCAGCTCGGACCTGTTCGCGATCAACAGCTCGCCGCGGCATGACCATCGCGGCCGCTTCATCGGCGTGGTGCTGACCGGCAGGCCGATCGGTGAGCTCCGCCGCGCCTATGAGGCGCTGCACAAGGCGCACCGCGAGCTACAGCGCGCGCAGCGGCAGCTGGTCGAGCAGGAGAAGATGGCGAGCCTCGGCCGCCTCGTCGCCGGCGTCGCCCACGAGCTGAACAATCCGATCAGCTTCGTCTACGGCAACGTCCACACCCTGATGCGCTATCGGACGTCGCTGGTCGGCTATCTCGACGCGATCCATGAGCAGCCGGTCGGCGATGACATCGCCGCGCTGCGTTCGGATCTCCGGATCGATGCCATCCTGGACGATTTTGGCCCGCTGATCGAAGGCACCTTGGAAGGCGCGGTGCGGATCAGCGAGATCGTCAAGAACCTCCGCCGCCTGTCGTTCTCCAAGCTCGGCGAAGTCGAACGCGTCAACATCGAGCGGCTGATCAACACCGCAGTGCTGTGGGCGGGGCGGACCAAGCAGCATCGTGTGGACATTCAGATCGAGGTCGAGCCTGACCTGTGGATCTCGGGCAATGAAGGCCAGCTGCACCAGGTGATCGTCAACCTGGTCGAAAACGCGATCGATGCGATGCGCGTGACCGAGCTGCCGCGCCTCCTGGTCGGGGCGGCGCGCCAGGGCGGCGAGATCGCGTTCAGGATCACCGACAACGGTCCGGGCATCGACAAGGATCATCTGAGCCACATCTTCGAGCCGTTCTTCACGACCAAGCGCGTCGGCGAGGGGACCGGACTCGGACTATGGATCAGCTACGGCATCGTCCGCGAGCATGGCGGCGAACTCTCCGCGACCAACGAGCCGCAGGGAGGCGCCACCTTCGCGTTCGCCCTTCCGGCCGCGTGA